Proteins from a single region of Anthonomus grandis grandis chromosome 10, icAntGran1.3, whole genome shotgun sequence:
- the LOC126741710 gene encoding transmembrane protein 267: MKSSHIVVNGLLTVSVALVAILGDHLTNVAPVATIKALADNLTHLVIGALCWSIFCVYSKHTINISQWNVLEIISCAVLSSAIDVDHFVAAKSIFLKDATKLKTRPLLHCSSIPVVLFLTLVLFSYMLHNPLIKKWGLIVLTAFSTHHIRDGTRRGLWFYPIGNTPPLPYYLYIGLSCFIPYFMVILDGMIRNETERERDWYSYVV, encoded by the exons atgaaatcaTCCCACATAGTCGTCAATGGCCTCCTAACAGTTTCTGTGGCATTGGTGGCGATTTTAGGGGATCATTTAACCAACGTAGCCCCGGTGGCCACCATCAAAGCTTTGGCTGACAATTTAACCCATTTGGTCATTGGGGCCCTCTGTTGGAGCATATTCTGCGTATATTCTAAACATACGATTAACATATCTCAGTGGAACGTTTTGGAGATCATTAGTTGTGCTGTGTTGTCTTCGGCTATTGATGTCGACCACTTTGTTGCTGccaaatcaatatttttaaag GATgcaactaaattaaaaacccgTCCTTTACTGCACTGCTCGAGCATCCCAGTGGTTTTATTTCTAACTCTTGTGCTGTTCAGTTATATGCTTCATAATCCTTTGATTAAAAAGTGGGGTTTAATAGTATTGACTGCGTTTAGTACGCATCATATCAGGGATGGGACAAGGCGAGGGCTGTGGTTTTACCCTATCGGCAATACACCCCCTTTACCATATTATTTGTATATCGGACTCAGTTGttttattccttattttatGGTGATTTTAGATGGTATGATTAGGAATGAGACTGAAAGAGAGCGAGACTGGTATTCTTATGTTGTATAG
- the LOC126741076 gene encoding cobalamin trafficking protein CblD → MSTRILISFAKFPKNSAIIPKPINLRNYSRKVTNTNEQYKVVQGRRPETESNLVWRDPSFELLASSGFPLFLRGNIGLAWYDIQTTIKTQHDIFMEQIDDSGEHLDGDMILRVQTCPKVLRQTVCELFPYRPLEKSELSVITINLKPDRKQVRTNREMETERMAQMFLITAKNICSKLRKNGYWADFINPFSGRPYLVPTSSNELYKTDEKFRCLDFQIFEIEECKVVSNEGRVDKRFIGSLFTNAPCNKQHLNTIFMTGSQ, encoded by the exons atGTCAACTCGTATTTTGATTTCTTTCGCGAAATTCCCAAAAAACAGTGCTATAATACCTAAACCAATTAATTTACGTAATTATTCCAGGAAAGTAACCAATACGAACGAGCAATACAAAGTTGTCCAGGGACGACGTCCGGAAACTG AATCAAATTTAGTATGGCGTGATCCTAGTTTCGAGCTGCTGGCCTCCAGTGGCTTCCCACTGTTCCTCAGAGGCAACATCGGGCTTGCCTGGTACGACATTCAGACAACGATAAAAACCCAACATGACATTTTCATGGAACAGATTGATGAT TCTGGAGAACATTTGGACGGAGACATGATCCTGAGGGTGCAAACTTGTCCGAAGGTCTTACGTCAGACCGTTTGTGAGTTGTTCCCTTATAGACCGTTAGAAAAAAGTGAATTATCCGTTATCACCATTAATTTGAAACCCGATAGGAAACAAGTTAGAACTAATAGGGAAATGGAAACTGAGAGGATGGCTCAAATG TTCCTTATTACCGCAAAGAATATTTGCTCGAAATTAAGGAAGAATGGCTACTGGGCTGACTTTATAAACCCATTTTCTGGACGCCCCTATCTGGTACCCACCAGTTCCAATGAACTGTATAAAACCGACGAGAAGTTCAGATGCTTGGactttcaaatatttgaaattgaaGAGTGTAAAGTGGTGTCCAATGAAGGCAGAGTAGATAAGAGATTCATAG GTAGTTTGTTTACAAATGCCCCCTGCAACAAGCAGCATTTAAATACCATTTTCATGACCGGAAGCCAGTAG